A single region of the Pseudomonas mandelii genome encodes:
- a CDS encoding metalloregulator ArsR/SmtB family transcription factor → MTEPLNPTTLFKCLADDTRAKISLLVVSEGELCVCELTAALDLSQPKISRHLALLRSAGLLLDRRQGQWVYYRLNPDLPAWVTAVLKEVVDANQQWLETEAKRLCGMNDRPINQAVCS, encoded by the coding sequence ATGACAGAACCCTTGAACCCCACCACCTTATTCAAGTGCCTGGCGGATGACACCCGAGCAAAAATTTCGCTGCTTGTCGTGAGTGAAGGTGAGCTGTGTGTATGCGAGCTAACGGCAGCACTCGACCTGAGTCAGCCGAAGATTTCTCGTCATTTGGCGCTGCTGCGCTCTGCCGGTTTGTTGTTGGATCGTCGCCAAGGCCAATGGGTGTACTACCGACTGAATCCTGATTTGCCCGCGTGGGTGACTGCAGTTTTGAAGGAAGTGGTAGACGCCAATCAGCAATGGCTGGAAACCGAGGCTAAGCGCCTCTGCGGCATGAACGACCGTCCGATCAACCAAGCCGTGTGTAGCTGA
- a CDS encoding arsenate reductase ArsC: MSPAIKVLFVCVANSARSLLAEALLRHTDPRFEAFSAGSEPSEVDLRTTQALEAVGVDATGLRSKSISEFQADRFDYVITLCDKSASECLPMPNAGEVIAWDFPDPVTSDDPGAFRHTLHDIHERIKLFVLVKTKHLEDL; this comes from the coding sequence ATCAAAGTGCTTTTCGTGTGCGTTGCCAACTCAGCCCGCTCCCTGCTTGCAGAGGCTTTGCTGCGGCACACCGACCCGCGCTTCGAGGCCTTCAGCGCAGGATCTGAACCGTCTGAGGTTGATCTGCGCACGACTCAAGCATTGGAGGCGGTTGGAGTCGATGCAACGGGCCTGCGCAGCAAGTCCATCAGCGAGTTTCAAGCTGATCGATTCGATTACGTAATCACTCTTTGTGATAAATCCGCAAGCGAGTGCCTACCAATGCCCAATGCAGGTGAAGTCATTGCCTGGGATTTTCCTGACCCAGTAACTAGCGATGATCCTGGCGCATTTCGCCACACGCTCCACGACATCCACGAGCGCATCAAGCTCTTCGTTTTGGTCAAGACCAAACACCTGGAGGATCTATGA